One Thermodesulfobacteriota bacterium genomic region harbors:
- a CDS encoding GIY-YIG nuclease family protein, with protein MKKIGTLILKGALGIEYTFDVYPYGTKFKAIGAVYYISKRTEKAGGTGSHDKIYIGETEDLSVRFDNHHKESCFEMHNANCISIYEEFDEEKRLIIEKDLIDARNPPCNG; from the coding sequence ATGAAAAAAATTGGAACTCTCATACTAAAAGGTGCTTTAGGTATAGAATATACGTTCGATGTTTATCCGTATGGGACAAAATTTAAAGCCATTGGCGCAGTTTATTATATATCTAAACGAACAGAAAAAGCTGGCGGCACCGGCTCCCATGATAAGATATACATAGGCGAAACAGAAGATTTGTCTGTAAGATTTGATAATCACCACAAAGAATCTTGCTTTGAAATGCATAATGCAAATTGCATTAGCATTTATGAAGAGTTTGATGAGGAGAAAAGACTCATAATAGAAAAAGACCTTATAGATGCACGTAATCCGCCTTGCAATGGGTAA